The following are encoded together in the Arcticibacterium luteifluviistationis genome:
- a CDS encoding 7TM diverse intracellular signaling domain-containing protein — protein sequence MKRIFGVLTLLILFQPLCIKAQELGYYRASSSNETLEQIQGKEFVTFTEKVNQGGENGVYWLKLKNSSEDVVCELASAQLSETKCYIDGERVYGVSGTIFPSFRIPANKMVYFKVTCEKEAFIPVRLFNSADFNLAENQNLLSLGLYYGFTLLVIVLNLFFFFSMKERSFFHYSIFLFFISAAIFQRDGLLHLILGNDSLLSSDLEIITYFFVALSATIFAIDYLSIERYWKEYKALLVLINVGILLSYILFKFTDAFFWMKMSELLSMSVLIVIWFTGLMLFSKNNYSKFFVLAYFAVLFMACDFFIAPLMGWPNLGITTKYLKIGGVMEMLLLTYAVVYRMRGIHKDHKLMVQELFNYTNQLNSLEEELEKLNEGQENEITTSSLSRREIEILELIAAGKINKEIAEELFISVNTVKYHTKKLYAKLHIKSRSEIQPGFVQSLT from the coding sequence TTGAAACGTATTTTCGGAGTATTAACATTGCTGATTTTATTTCAACCGCTGTGTATAAAAGCTCAGGAACTCGGTTACTATAGAGCCAGTTCTTCAAACGAAACTTTAGAGCAGATTCAAGGAAAGGAGTTTGTGACATTTACCGAGAAAGTAAATCAAGGAGGTGAGAATGGCGTCTATTGGTTAAAGTTAAAAAACAGTTCTGAAGATGTGGTTTGTGAACTAGCATCAGCTCAACTAAGTGAGACTAAATGTTACATTGACGGTGAGCGTGTCTATGGTGTTTCTGGGACAATATTTCCCTCCTTTAGAATACCTGCCAATAAAATGGTTTACTTCAAAGTCACCTGTGAAAAAGAAGCATTCATTCCCGTAAGGTTGTTTAACTCGGCCGATTTTAATCTGGCGGAGAATCAGAACTTACTTAGTTTAGGGCTTTATTATGGTTTTACTTTACTGGTTATAGTCTTAAACTTGTTTTTCTTTTTCTCTATGAAGGAAAGGAGCTTTTTTCATTATAGTATTTTCTTGTTTTTTATTAGTGCTGCTATTTTTCAGAGAGATGGATTACTTCATTTGATTCTTGGCAATGACAGCCTATTGTCTTCAGACTTAGAAATTATCACCTATTTCTTTGTGGCATTATCAGCCACCATATTTGCTATTGATTATTTAAGTATTGAGCGTTATTGGAAGGAGTATAAGGCACTTTTAGTGTTAATTAATGTAGGTATTTTATTAAGCTACATACTCTTTAAGTTTACCGATGCATTCTTTTGGATGAAAATGTCTGAGCTGCTATCCATGTCTGTTTTAATAGTAATCTGGTTTACTGGTCTAATGCTTTTTAGTAAAAATAATTACTCCAAATTCTTTGTTCTAGCCTACTTTGCTGTCCTGTTTATGGCTTGTGATTTTTTCATTGCCCCTCTTATGGGATGGCCTAATTTGGGTATTACTACCAAATATTTAAAAATAGGGGGAGTGATGGAAATGTTACTTTTAACTTATGCGGTGGTTTATAGGATGCGTGGCATTCATAAAGACCATAAACTAATGGTGCAAGAGCTTTTTAATTATACAAACCAGCTAAATTCTTTAGAGGAAGAGTTAGAGAAACTTAACGAAGGGCAGGAAAATGAAATTACCACCTCTTCATTAAGCAGAAGGGAGATTGAGATTTTAGAGCTTATTGCGGCAGGAAAAATAAATAAGGAAATAGCGGAAGAGCTATTTATATCAGTTAATACGGTTAAGTATCACACCAAAAAACTTTATGCGAAGCTCCATATTAAAAGCCGCAGCGAAATACAGCCCGGATTTGTGCAGTCTTTGACTTAA
- a CDS encoding AraC family transcriptional regulator, producing MKTFRRYFDLANTEANADMGINILNLGHHVHPINVHYPDPKHPDSYYFEWEKGRNLKEFQMLYIPNGSGFFEANGMKPQKVDAGTVILLYPGVWHRYKPNPKTGWEEYWIGFSGNYAHYLLEQECFSPQNPLIKVGFNSEFTNTFSKLMLAVENKDDSYRKFSSFLLIQLLGIAYTSALISKNKKTKKETLVESIIEEIHTNWNKHLDFKLISAKQNVSYVWFRKAFKEITGTSPNQYHIMLKIRKAEQQIQESNLTLSEIAYNSGFESESYFSRIFKQKMGYNPSELRKINISASTKSGDTSHSS from the coding sequence ATGAAAACTTTTAGGAGATATTTTGATTTAGCAAACACAGAAGCTAATGCCGACATGGGAATAAACATCCTAAATTTAGGACACCATGTTCACCCGATAAATGTTCACTATCCAGACCCAAAACACCCAGATTCTTATTATTTTGAATGGGAGAAAGGTCGTAACCTCAAAGAGTTTCAAATGCTCTACATTCCAAATGGCAGTGGTTTCTTTGAGGCAAATGGCATGAAGCCGCAGAAAGTAGATGCAGGAACCGTAATCCTTCTTTACCCAGGGGTTTGGCATAGGTATAAACCCAACCCAAAGACAGGCTGGGAGGAATACTGGATTGGATTTTCTGGAAATTATGCTCACTACTTGCTTGAACAGGAATGCTTCAGTCCTCAGAACCCTCTAATAAAAGTGGGCTTTAATTCCGAATTCACCAACACCTTTTCAAAGCTGATGCTTGCTGTAGAAAACAAAGATGATTCCTATAGAAAATTCTCTAGTTTCCTTTTAATCCAACTTTTAGGTATAGCCTATACATCAGCCTTAATTTCAAAAAATAAGAAAACAAAGAAAGAGACCTTAGTCGAATCCATAATTGAAGAAATTCATACAAATTGGAATAAACACCTCGACTTTAAGTTAATCTCAGCAAAACAAAATGTGAGTTATGTGTGGTTTAGAAAAGCCTTCAAAGAAATAACAGGCACCTCACCAAATCAATATCACATAATGCTTAAAATACGTAAAGCAGAGCAACAGATTCAGGAATCGAATCTTACTCTTTCCGAAATAGCCTATAATTCTGGTTTTGAATCAGAGTCATATTTCTCTCGAATTTTCAAGCAAAAAATGGGATACAACCCTTCTGAACTACGTAAAATCAATATCTCAGCCAGTACCAAAAGTGGTGACACTTCACATAGTTCCTGA
- a CDS encoding GMC oxidoreductase, translating to MNIQGKAKEQNTFDAIVVGSGVSGGWAAKELTEKGLKVLMLERGRDVVHVSGYEDMMKESWDFPHRGRVDKTAAEEYWAVKRTGYAANEGNRGLFEKDIDHPYKEKRRFDWIRGYHTGGRSLMWGRQSYRWNEKDFTANLEDGNGVDWPIRYGDLAPWYDYVEKFAGISGQKENWDVLPDGQFQKPMEMNCVEQHFREQLENKFDGRHATIGRVAHLTEPTEEQTALGRGSCQYRNKCIKGCPYGAYFSTQSATLPAAKKTENLTLINDKIVYEVIYDDDLGKATGVRAIDQNTKEEIEYFAKIIFLNASAINSAWIMMQSKSKRHPNGLGNISDQLGRNIMDHHLSSGAGGVIDGWEDKYYYGNRPNGIYIPRFTNWGNDKRDFLRGFGYQGRAQRKRGVPTDATFGATLKESLTIPGQWTMGIGGFGETLPSESNLMTLTDDKDQWGLPVIEFDAWWGDNEQKMRVAMRDEAIAMLESAGFQNVNGYKDEEKSPGIGIHEMGTARMGREEKTSVLNKNNQVWGAENVFVTDGAAMTSSSCVNPSLTYMALTARAADFAVNELKKMNM from the coding sequence ATGAATATTCAAGGAAAAGCAAAGGAACAAAACACCTTTGATGCCATAGTAGTAGGTTCTGGTGTATCTGGAGGATGGGCCGCCAAAGAACTTACAGAAAAAGGCTTAAAAGTATTGATGCTAGAAAGAGGTCGTGACGTGGTTCATGTTAGCGGCTATGAAGACATGATGAAAGAGTCATGGGATTTCCCTCACAGAGGTAGAGTAGACAAAACAGCTGCAGAAGAGTACTGGGCTGTAAAAAGAACAGGATACGCGGCTAATGAAGGAAACCGTGGCCTATTTGAAAAAGACATAGATCATCCTTATAAGGAAAAAAGAAGATTTGACTGGATTCGTGGATACCACACAGGTGGTCGTTCTTTAATGTGGGGACGTCAGTCTTACAGATGGAATGAAAAAGATTTCACAGCCAACTTAGAAGATGGAAACGGTGTAGACTGGCCTATCAGATATGGTGATTTAGCTCCATGGTATGACTATGTAGAGAAATTTGCTGGTATTTCTGGTCAAAAAGAAAACTGGGATGTACTTCCTGACGGTCAATTTCAAAAGCCAATGGAAATGAACTGCGTAGAGCAGCATTTCAGAGAGCAACTAGAAAATAAATTTGATGGCAGACATGCCACTATTGGTCGTGTTGCCCATTTGACAGAACCTACCGAAGAGCAAACTGCTTTAGGACGAGGTAGTTGTCAATACAGAAATAAGTGTATTAAAGGCTGTCCTTATGGAGCATACTTCAGTACACAATCTGCTACTTTGCCTGCGGCAAAGAAAACAGAAAACTTGACTTTAATAAACGACAAGATTGTTTACGAAGTAATCTATGACGACGATTTAGGAAAAGCCACTGGTGTAAGAGCCATTGACCAAAACACTAAAGAAGAAATAGAATATTTCGCTAAAATTATCTTCTTGAATGCATCAGCAATTAATTCAGCTTGGATTATGATGCAGTCAAAATCTAAAAGACATCCTAATGGTTTAGGTAATATTTCTGACCAATTAGGAAGAAACATCATGGACCACCATTTATCTTCTGGAGCCGGTGGAGTTATTGATGGCTGGGAAGACAAGTACTACTATGGTAACAGACCAAACGGTATTTACATTCCTAGGTTTACAAACTGGGGCAATGATAAAAGAGATTTCTTAAGAGGTTTTGGTTATCAGGGAAGAGCTCAAAGAAAAAGAGGTGTTCCTACAGATGCTACCTTTGGAGCTACACTTAAAGAGTCTTTAACCATTCCAGGGCAATGGACTATGGGCATTGGAGGTTTTGGTGAAACACTTCCTAGCGAGTCAAACTTAATGACCTTAACGGACGATAAAGACCAATGGGGTCTTCCAGTTATTGAATTTGATGCTTGGTGGGGAGATAATGAGCAAAAAATGAGAGTAGCTATGCGTGATGAAGCCATTGCGATGCTTGAGTCTGCTGGTTTCCAAAACGTAAACGGTTACAAAGACGAGGAGAAATCTCCTGGAATTGGTATCCACGAAATGGGAACTGCTAGAATGGGTAGAGAAGAGAAAACTTCTGTTCTTAACAAGAACAATCAAGTTTGGGGTGCTGAAAACGTATTCGTTACTGACGGAGCGGCTATGACTTCATCTTCTTGTGTAAACCCTTCTTTAACTTATATGGCCTTAACAGCCCGTGCTGCTGACTTTGCAGTAAATGAGTTGAAGAAAATGAATATGTAA
- a CDS encoding UDP-glucose dehydrogenase family protein gives MKVAVVGTGYVGLVSGTCFAETGNTVICVDNNPQKVESLKKGKMTIYEPGLDVLFDRNTKEGRLTFTTSLEEGIKDAEVIFLALPTPPGEDGSADLKYILGVADDLGKTMKKYAVIVDKSTVPVGTSEKVRAAIAANATVEFDVVSNPEFLREGVAVDDFMKPDRVVVGTESERAQEIMKRLYAPLVRQGNPVIFMDERSAEMTKYAANSFLAMKITFMNEIANLCERAGADVDNVRKGIGTDSRIGKRFLFPGIGYGGSCFPKDVQALGKTAAEYNYDFKILKSVMKVNDKQKTKMMPLVKDYFDGELKGKTIAIWGLAFKPHTDDIREAPALYNIKSLRRAGAKVVVFDPEAMDNIKKEIGRKVKYAKSMYEAIEGADALMIMTEWPEFRSPDFEKIGAALKNKVIFDGRNLYDLSNMENKGFTYYSIGRKVVNA, from the coding sequence ATGAAAGTTGCAGTAGTTGGAACAGGTTATGTTGGTTTAGTAAGCGGAACATGTTTTGCTGAAACTGGTAATACCGTAATATGTGTTGATAATAACCCTCAAAAGGTAGAAAGCCTTAAGAAGGGAAAGATGACTATTTACGAGCCAGGTTTAGATGTACTTTTTGATAGAAACACAAAAGAAGGTCGTTTGACTTTTACTACTTCTCTAGAGGAAGGAATAAAAGATGCGGAGGTTATTTTCTTAGCCCTGCCAACACCTCCAGGTGAAGATGGCTCAGCAGATTTGAAATATATATTAGGTGTAGCGGATGATTTGGGTAAAACCATGAAAAAATATGCCGTTATAGTAGATAAGAGTACGGTGCCTGTAGGAACTTCTGAAAAAGTAAGAGCGGCTATTGCTGCAAATGCTACAGTTGAATTTGATGTAGTCTCTAATCCTGAGTTTTTACGCGAAGGTGTAGCCGTAGACGATTTCATGAAACCAGACAGAGTAGTAGTAGGTACGGAGTCTGAAAGAGCTCAAGAGATAATGAAGCGTCTTTATGCTCCTTTAGTACGTCAAGGTAATCCTGTAATATTCATGGATGAACGTTCTGCTGAAATGACAAAATATGCTGCAAACTCTTTCTTGGCAATGAAAATTACCTTTATGAATGAGATAGCGAACCTTTGTGAAAGAGCAGGTGCAGATGTAGATAATGTAAGAAAGGGTATTGGTACTGATAGTAGAATTGGTAAGCGTTTCTTGTTTCCTGGTATTGGTTATGGTGGAAGCTGTTTCCCTAAGGATGTACAGGCTTTAGGTAAAACTGCAGCGGAGTATAATTATGATTTCAAGATTTTGAAATCTGTCATGAAAGTGAATGATAAGCAGAAGACTAAAATGATGCCTTTAGTAAAGGATTATTTTGATGGAGAGCTTAAAGGGAAAACTATTGCAATTTGGGGTTTAGCATTTAAACCGCATACTGATGATATTAGAGAAGCACCAGCTTTATATAATATTAAGTCTTTAAGAAGAGCAGGAGCGAAAGTGGTTGTTTTTGACCCTGAAGCCATGGATAATATCAAAAAAGAGATTGGACGTAAGGTGAAATATGCCAAGTCTATGTATGAGGCTATTGAAGGAGCTGATGCCTTGATGATTATGACTGAATGGCCAGAGTTCCGTTCTCCAGATTTTGAAAAAATAGGGGCTGCTTTAAAAAACAAAGTTATCTTTGACGGAAGAAACCTTTACGACCTAAGTAATATGGAAAACAAAGGTTTTACATATTATTCAATAGGAAGAAAAGTAGTAAACGCCTAA
- a CDS encoding UDP-glucuronic acid decarboxylase family protein, with translation MKRILITGGAGFLGSHLCDRFIKEGYHVIAMDNLITGDLRNIEHLFKLENFEFYHHDVSKFIHVPGELDYILHFASPASPIDYLKIPIQTLKVGSLGIHNCLGLARVKNARVLIASTSEIYGDPQVHPQTEDYWGHVNTVGPRGVYDEAKRFQESMTMAYHTFHGVETRIVRIFNTYGPRMRLNDGRVIPAFMGQALRGEDLTIFGDGSQTRSFCYVDDLIEGIYRLLHSDYAQPVNIGNPIEISIADFAEEIIKLTNTDQKVIYKDLPVDDPKQRQPDITKAKEILGWEPKVGREEGLAITFEYFKGFSRDRLFDEAKHKEF, from the coding sequence ATGAAGAGGATTTTAATTACGGGTGGAGCTGGATTTTTGGGCTCGCACCTTTGCGATAGATTTATAAAAGAAGGGTATCACGTCATAGCGATGGATAACCTTATTACAGGTGATTTGAGAAATATCGAACACCTATTCAAATTAGAGAATTTTGAGTTTTACCATCATGACGTGAGTAAGTTTATTCATGTACCTGGTGAGTTAGATTATATTCTTCATTTTGCTTCTCCGGCTTCGCCAATTGATTATTTGAAGATTCCGATTCAAACCTTAAAAGTAGGTTCATTGGGAATTCATAATTGTCTTGGATTGGCTAGAGTTAAAAATGCTAGAGTATTAATAGCTTCTACTTCTGAAATTTATGGTGACCCACAGGTGCATCCTCAAACAGAGGATTATTGGGGACACGTGAATACGGTAGGGCCAAGAGGTGTTTATGATGAGGCCAAACGTTTTCAAGAGTCTATGACTATGGCTTATCATACATTTCATGGTGTAGAAACTAGAATTGTAAGGATATTTAATACGTATGGTCCTAGAATGCGACTGAATGATGGTCGTGTAATTCCTGCTTTCATGGGGCAAGCATTAAGAGGAGAAGATTTAACGATTTTTGGTGATGGTAGCCAAACTCGTTCTTTCTGTTACGTGGACGATTTGATTGAAGGTATTTATAGATTACTTCATTCTGACTATGCTCAGCCAGTAAATATTGGAAATCCAATTGAGATTAGTATTGCTGATTTTGCAGAGGAAATCATTAAACTGACAAACACTGATCAAAAGGTGATTTATAAAGATTTGCCTGTAGATGACCCAAAACAACGTCAGCCAGATATTACCAAAGCAAAAGAGATTTTGGGCTGGGAGCCGAAGGTAGGCAGAGAGGAAGGTTTAGCTATTACTTTTGAATACTTTAAAGGGTTTTCTAGAGATAGACTTTTTGATGAAGCAAAGCATAAAGAGTTTTAA
- a CDS encoding DUF1593 domain-containing protein, producing the protein MKKYLLLVFCSMLISTLFGQALEKNRVIILTDIEADPDDSQSLIRLFLYANQIDIKGIVATTSCWQTKNIHPESIHKLIDAYAKVQPNLLKHEAGYPSAELMRSLVKDGLPKYGMEGVGDGMDSEGSDLIIKVLEDDDDRPLWISTWGGVNTLAQSLYKIKNTKSAKEAKRLISKIRVYTISDQDDSGIWIRNNFPDVFYIVSPGDNYGNATWAGINTFVKGIDNSEISNAWIAENIQQNHGPLGAEYPDVAWGVEGDTPAFLSLIANGLNYAEHPEWGAWGGRYELYKPDFSKMKEGRSIVSIAPEARPIWTNANDVFTPYVAKEYGRAVKPDTITFDDFKATLWRWRDDFQNDFAARLDWTFMSYEAANHPPVPALMHAERFTVNSGQMINLDAYDSTDPDGDHLSFLWFHYPEAGSYKELLKTGGAENLHKFNVLAPDVDKEETLHFILKLTDKGEPALSRYKRIIVTVLPK; encoded by the coding sequence ATGAAAAAATACCTTTTATTAGTCTTCTGTTCAATGTTAATAAGTACCCTTTTTGGGCAAGCTTTAGAGAAGAACAGAGTGATAATTTTGACCGACATAGAAGCCGACCCAGACGATTCTCAATCTCTGATTCGTCTTTTTTTATATGCCAATCAAATTGATATAAAAGGTATAGTGGCCACTACATCTTGCTGGCAAACTAAAAATATTCATCCTGAGTCTATCCATAAGCTTATTGATGCATATGCCAAAGTACAGCCCAACCTTTTAAAGCATGAGGCAGGCTACCCAAGTGCGGAGCTTATGAGAAGCTTGGTGAAAGATGGTTTACCAAAATATGGTATGGAAGGAGTAGGTGATGGAATGGATTCTGAAGGTTCAGACTTAATCATTAAAGTTTTAGAAGATGATGATGATCGCCCACTTTGGATATCAACATGGGGAGGCGTAAATACTTTAGCCCAGTCCTTATATAAAATCAAAAACACAAAAAGTGCCAAAGAAGCTAAAAGGCTGATTTCGAAAATTAGAGTTTATACCATATCTGACCAAGACGATAGCGGTATTTGGATTAGAAATAACTTTCCAGATGTTTTTTACATTGTGAGTCCAGGAGATAATTATGGAAATGCCACTTGGGCGGGTATTAACACTTTTGTAAAAGGAATAGATAATTCTGAAATTAGCAACGCTTGGATTGCGGAGAATATACAGCAAAACCACGGCCCTTTAGGGGCAGAATATCCTGATGTGGCTTGGGGAGTAGAAGGTGATACGCCAGCTTTTTTATCTTTAATAGCAAACGGACTTAACTATGCTGAGCATCCTGAATGGGGAGCATGGGGTGGAAGGTATGAGCTTTATAAACCTGATTTCTCTAAAATGAAAGAAGGGAGGTCTATTGTGAGTATTGCACCAGAAGCTAGGCCTATCTGGACTAATGCTAATGATGTTTTTACTCCTTATGTAGCTAAAGAGTACGGGCGTGCTGTAAAACCTGATACTATAACTTTTGATGATTTTAAAGCAACTTTATGGCGTTGGAGAGATGATTTTCAAAACGATTTTGCTGCCAGATTAGATTGGACCTTTATGTCTTATGAGGCAGCTAATCACCCACCAGTTCCTGCTTTAATGCACGCCGAAAGATTTACAGTCAATTCTGGGCAAATGATTAACTTAGATGCCTATGACAGCACAGACCCTGATGGTGATCACCTTAGTTTTCTTTGGTTTCATTATCCTGAAGCAGGTTCTTATAAGGAGTTGTTGAAAACTGGGGGAGCTGAGAATCTTCACAAGTTCAATGTGCTAGCTCCAGATGTAGATAAAGAAGAAACTTTGCATTTTATATTGAAATTGACAGACAAAGGCGAACCTGCTTTGTCTAGATATAAGAGAATTATAGTAACAGTATTGCCCAAATAA
- a CDS encoding solute:sodium symporter family transporter, protein MTLTLIGFFGFTLSVILFVWYRLKNENLSSEKGYFLAGKSLTGPVIAASMLLTNISTEHLIGMNGNSYKNGIIVIAWEVTSAIALVIAALYFLPRYIKMGLTTIPEYLETRFDSLTRTLVASFLMVSFVVTLLPIVLYSGALNLESIFDISANFGISQTEGLWYTVVVIGLIGSTYAIFGGLKAVAYSDTLNGIGLLFCGLLIPVLALWKIGDGSMLSGLTKVYEFAPEKFNIIGSEDSVLPFSVLFTGLMVNQLYFWGMNQTIIQRALGAKNLAEAQKGLLYTGVLKIFIPLVIVLPGLIAFYYFQTEYYDNPDIIYPLLVKKVLPASLTGLFAAVILGAVLSTFNSVLNSASTIFCFDLYKKHFNKNISEVKLVKTGKWVAVILAIFAIVAAPLVAKAPEGLYQMLQQLNGIFFIPIASILMAGFFTKSVNANGAKAGLFFGFLFYILTTFIFDSGIHFVHIWGIEFVLNFVIMILVSKQFPIDKVVVELVKDVSKPWKWANVMGLALVIITVLIYYLLS, encoded by the coding sequence ATGACATTAACTCTTATTGGCTTTTTTGGCTTCACCTTATCCGTTATTTTATTCGTTTGGTACCGACTTAAAAACGAAAACCTTAGCAGCGAAAAAGGCTACTTTCTAGCAGGCAAATCTTTAACCGGACCTGTGATAGCGGCATCCATGCTTTTAACCAACATCTCTACCGAACACCTCATCGGTATGAACGGAAACTCCTATAAAAACGGGATAATTGTCATTGCCTGGGAAGTAACCTCCGCCATTGCCTTGGTGATTGCGGCCTTGTACTTTTTGCCTAGGTATATTAAGATGGGATTAACTACCATCCCAGAATATCTTGAAACTCGTTTTGACTCACTAACCAGAACTTTAGTTGCCTCTTTTTTGATGGTTTCTTTTGTGGTAACCCTACTCCCTATCGTTTTATATTCTGGAGCATTAAACTTGGAAAGTATTTTTGACATCTCTGCCAACTTTGGAATATCACAAACAGAAGGACTTTGGTACACTGTAGTGGTCATTGGCCTCATAGGCTCCACCTACGCCATTTTCGGCGGACTAAAAGCGGTAGCTTATTCTGATACTTTAAACGGGATAGGGCTGCTATTTTGTGGTTTGCTTATTCCTGTTTTAGCTCTTTGGAAAATTGGCGATGGCAGTATGCTAAGCGGCCTGACTAAAGTTTACGAATTTGCTCCTGAAAAATTTAACATCATTGGCTCAGAAGATTCCGTACTTCCTTTTTCTGTACTATTCACTGGTCTCATGGTAAACCAACTCTATTTCTGGGGAATGAACCAAACCATCATTCAACGAGCTTTAGGAGCCAAAAATTTAGCTGAAGCTCAAAAAGGTCTACTTTATACGGGTGTTCTTAAAATATTTATCCCCTTGGTAATTGTACTACCAGGTTTGATTGCCTTTTATTATTTCCAAACAGAGTATTATGACAACCCTGATATCATCTACCCTTTATTAGTTAAAAAGGTTTTACCTGCCAGTCTTACAGGGCTTTTTGCGGCGGTTATACTGGGAGCTGTATTGAGCACATTTAATAGTGTACTTAATTCCGCTTCCACTATTTTCTGTTTTGACCTTTATAAAAAGCATTTCAATAAGAACATTTCAGAAGTCAAGCTTGTCAAAACAGGGAAATGGGTTGCTGTGATTTTAGCAATTTTCGCTATAGTGGCCGCCCCTTTAGTAGCCAAGGCACCCGAAGGACTCTATCAAATGCTACAGCAGTTGAACGGTATTTTCTTCATCCCTATTGCCTCTATTCTCATGGCTGGCTTTTTCACCAAATCTGTGAATGCTAATGGAGCTAAGGCAGGGCTATTTTTCGGATTCCTCTTTTATATTCTTACCACGTTTATCTTTGATTCAGGAATTCACTTTGTACACATCTGGGGTATTGAGTTCGTCCTGAATTTTGTCATCATGATTTTGGTTTCAAAACAATTCCCGATAGATAAAGTAGTAGTAGAACTAGTAAAAGACGTTTCAAAACCATGGAAATGGGCAAATGTAATGGGCTTAGCTTTAGTTATCATTACCGTTCTGATTTACTATTTACTATCGTAG
- a CDS encoding gluconate 2-dehydrogenase subunit 3 family protein — MNRREALNRVAILMGGAVSAPTIMALMEGCTPKDTASTPFSLSADYQSLVAEIAEVIIPTTDTPGAKEAGVGPFIETMLRDCYSDAQAAHFTKGLKALESKSKELGGSFVSLSSEQKTEVLKGMEAAAGAEKQEAEKVKEIDAETGKVKDDGKGAEKVTPFFNIMKELTLFGYFTSEIGATQELDYVPIPGKYEGCIPLKEGQKAYAL; from the coding sequence TTGAATAGAAGAGAAGCATTAAATCGCGTTGCCATTCTTATGGGAGGAGCTGTATCAGCACCCACTATTATGGCATTAATGGAAGGTTGTACTCCTAAAGACACAGCCAGCACTCCATTTAGTCTGTCAGCCGACTATCAAAGTCTTGTAGCCGAAATAGCTGAGGTAATAATTCCAACCACCGATACTCCTGGTGCCAAAGAAGCTGGTGTAGGACCTTTCATAGAAACAATGCTGAGGGATTGCTACTCTGATGCCCAAGCTGCTCATTTCACTAAGGGCTTAAAAGCTCTTGAAAGTAAGTCGAAAGAACTAGGCGGCTCATTTGTATCACTTAGTAGTGAGCAAAAAACCGAAGTACTTAAAGGTATGGAAGCTGCAGCTGGAGCTGAAAAGCAGGAAGCTGAAAAAGTTAAAGAGATTGACGCTGAGACTGGAAAAGTTAAAGATGATGGAAAAGGAGCTGAAAAAGTGACGCCTTTCTTTAACATTATGAAAGAGCTTACCTTGTTTGGGTACTTCACTTCTGAAATTGGTGCAACACAAGAGTTAGACTATGTGCCAATCCCTGGAAAATACGAAGGTTGTATTCCATTGAAAGAAGGTCAAAAAGCCTACGCACTCTAG
- a CDS encoding inositol oxygenase family protein, whose product MKDLFTEKQLNPLASIEDWEDDLLKRYPEETKEKEEYRNYEDSERVDTVREFYKLNHTYQTYDFVTQKEANFLKFDKKEMSLWEAVDFLNTLVDDSDPDTSLDQLQHLLQTSEAIRADGHPDWFVLTGFMHDMGKVLCLFGEPQWAVVGDTFPVGCQHSDKIVYPEFFQANPDSTDERYNTKYGVYEPNCGLDKVKMSWGHDEYLYQMMKDYLPEEALYMIRYHSFYPQHKENAYAHLMTEHDHEMFKWVDKFNPYDLYSKVPTPPDAKALRPYYEDLVAKYLPSTLKF is encoded by the coding sequence ATGAAGGATTTATTCACAGAAAAGCAGCTGAATCCATTAGCCAGCATAGAAGATTGGGAAGATGACCTGTTAAAGAGGTATCCGGAAGAAACCAAAGAAAAGGAAGAATACAGGAATTATGAAGATTCTGAAAGGGTAGATACCGTTCGTGAATTTTATAAACTTAATCATACGTATCAAACTTATGATTTTGTTACACAAAAAGAGGCAAATTTTTTAAAGTTTGATAAGAAGGAAATGTCTCTTTGGGAGGCGGTAGATTTCTTAAATACTTTGGTAGATGACTCTGACCCTGATACGTCTTTAGACCAGCTTCAGCATTTGCTACAAACTTCAGAAGCTATCCGTGCCGATGGTCATCCAGATTGGTTTGTGTTAACTGGATTTATGCATGACATGGGAAAAGTTTTATGTCTTTTTGGTGAGCCGCAGTGGGCTGTAGTAGGAGATACTTTTCCGGTAGGATGTCAGCATTCTGATAAGATAGTTTATCCTGAGTTTTTTCAGGCAAATCCAGACAGTACAGATGAGCGTTATAACACTAAATATGGTGTTTATGAGCCAAACTGTGGATTAGATAAAGTTAAAATGAGTTGGGGGCATGATGAGTATCTTTATCAAATGATGAAAGATTACTTGCCAGAAGAAGCTCTATATATGATAAGGTACCACTCTTTTTATCCGCAACATAAAGAAAACGCTTATGCTCATCTTATGACAGAGCATGACCATGAAATGTTTAAGTGGGTAGATAAGTTTAACCCTTATGACCTTTACTCCAAAGTACCAACACCTCCAGATGCTAAGGCTTTGAGACCTTACTATGAAGATTTGGTAGCTAAATACTTGCCAAGCACTTTAAAGTTTTAA